GATATGCAGAAAGCTTTTTGTCGCGAAGCTGGAAATTTGTGACAACTCGCGTAGAATACGCCCTTCTTCAAGGGGTAACATGCTGAAGAATATGCTGGTGTAGCTCAGTTGGTAGAGCTGCTGATTTGTAATCAGCCGGTCGGGGGTTCGAATCCTCTCGCCAGCTCCAATTAAATCAAGGTTTTATCGGTGCCTAAGCAAGCATCGTTAAATGCCTCTGATTAAGCCCCTCAAGCGGCGTTGTTAACGTTTATCCCTCGGGGCATGAGGTTTCTCTTTGCCTTGCCATCATCCACTTGATGAGCTTAATCAGAAGCCCCTCAACTTGCCTTCATACAAAACACACTAGGCGCGGTGTATTTTGGTCGCAAGATTGTATGCTATGAATTGATCAGAGTGGACTTACCAGGCTATCCTCTTTGTAAACGAGAGAATTTACAGATGGGGCTTATAAATGTAGACCACATTCTAGCTTCTCGGTGTCGACCCAACGACCACATCGATCATCACCAGGTTTGGTGCAATGGGTACAGCCAACAGAAGAATAACCTTTGGCGACCAAGGGGTGAAATGGTAATTTATGGTCACGTATATAAGCGTCACGCTGTTCTTTGCTAACGTCTAGCAAGGGATAAAACTTAATCATACCGCTACGATATTCAAATATATCGAGGTTGGCGCGATGCTCGGTTTGCCAGCGGATAAGGCCGGATACCCAAACAGTGTAATTAGTTTTGATATTGTGCAGTGGTGCTACCTTATTAATAGAGCAGCATAAGTCGGGGTCACTATTCCACAGCGCTTCATTGGCAGAGTATTTGTTTTGCTGTTCGTCTGGATGCACATCCTCGACCTTTAGCTGGTAAAGTTCAGTCAGCTTATTTTTGTATTCTAATGTCTCCGGGAAGTGGAAGCCGGTATCAATAAAGTGAATTAATTGATGCGGGGCATGCAATGAAAACAGATGTAGCATGAAGGCTGAATTGGTGGCAAACGATGACGTCAGCATGACCTCTTCTGAGGCGAAGTCCTGGTAGAGCTTAACTACCCGCTCTTC
This region of Gammaproteobacteria bacterium genomic DNA includes:
- a CDS encoding phosphoadenylyl-sulfate reductase — encoded protein: MTSAKTQQTTDMNIEERISDLNARYHNLSPEERVVKLYQDFASEEVMLTSSFATNSAFMLHLFSLHAPHQLIHFIDTGFHFPETLEYKNKLTELYQLKVEDVHPDEQQNKYSANEALWNSDPDLCCSINKVAPLHNIKTNYTVWVSGLIRWQTEHRANLDIFEYRSGMIKFYPLLDVSKEQRDAYIRDHKLPFHPLVAKGYSSVGCTHCTKPGDDRCGRWVDTEKLECGLHL